A stretch of Halostagnicola kamekurae DNA encodes these proteins:
- the aglG gene encoding glucosyl-dolichyl phosphate glucuronosyltransferase → MKVSVVICTYAMERYGVFSECVESVLAQRYDPLETVLVVDGNDDVLERVENDFGDREGVVVHCNDENRGISYSRTKGAELADGEVVAFIDDDAVAEPDWIDELVRVYEQTDANAVGGHVAADWVTEKPDFFPAEFYWLVGCDERGMGEHMEELRNTYGSNISYRRDVFLNVGGYDQNTGRKGDRHIQAHEAPVCIRIANKYGTGVIYNTDAVVHHKLFDYRGEFRWLVFRSFWQGYSKRIMDLLLPEAAGDKNDYLKQLMLEFVPDRLRSLVGGPSLAKVKQLVAIFVFTAAVGFGYLYGLLSVSRSELVEEQDLL, encoded by the coding sequence ATGAAGGTCTCCGTCGTTATCTGTACGTACGCGATGGAGCGATACGGCGTCTTTTCGGAGTGCGTCGAAAGCGTCCTCGCCCAGCGCTATGACCCCCTCGAGACTGTGCTCGTCGTCGACGGCAACGACGACGTCCTCGAGCGCGTCGAGAACGATTTCGGCGACCGCGAGGGGGTCGTCGTCCACTGCAACGACGAGAACCGGGGCATCTCCTACAGCCGGACGAAGGGGGCCGAACTCGCCGACGGGGAGGTCGTCGCGTTCATCGACGACGACGCCGTCGCCGAACCGGACTGGATCGACGAGCTCGTTCGCGTCTACGAGCAGACCGACGCGAACGCCGTCGGCGGCCACGTCGCGGCCGACTGGGTCACCGAGAAACCCGACTTCTTCCCCGCGGAGTTCTACTGGCTCGTCGGCTGCGACGAGCGCGGAATGGGCGAGCACATGGAGGAGCTGCGAAACACCTACGGCTCGAACATCTCCTACCGACGCGACGTCTTCCTGAACGTCGGCGGTTACGACCAGAACACCGGCCGCAAGGGCGACAGACACATCCAGGCCCACGAAGCGCCCGTCTGCATTCGGATCGCGAACAAGTACGGCACCGGCGTGATCTACAACACCGACGCAGTCGTCCACCACAAACTCTTCGACTACCGTGGCGAGTTTCGCTGGCTCGTCTTCCGGTCGTTCTGGCAGGGGTACTCGAAGCGGATCATGGACCTGTTGTTGCCAGAAGCCGCGGGCGACAAGAATGACTACCTCAAACAGCTCATGCTCGAGTTCGTTCCCGATCGGCTGCGGAGCCTCGTCGGCGGGCCGTCGCTGGCGAAGGTCAAACAGCTCGTGGCGATCTTCGTCTTCACGGCCGCCGTCGGGTTCGGCTATCTGTACGGGTTGCTTTCGGTTTCTCGGTCAGAGTTGGTCGAGGAACAAGATTTACTATGA
- a CDS encoding glycosyltransferase has protein sequence MATIIVPVYNDPNGVATTLESLRAQRTGHEIEIIVVDNDSTDRTPEVVRSYEDDRITLENETDIQSSYAARNTGIRNTHADILAFVDADMTVPEDWLESALETFQSTDADYMGCNVELTLPDDPSLAARYDHHTGFPVEQYLEHQHFAPTCCLFVRREVFEDVGLFDHRLESGGDKEFGNRVHEAGYDMHFADDVTMYHPTRNTLGEHVKKDRRVGRGLCQLQRFHPERYGTPGVPPRPSGIKSPDSDLETSDRLAFGALSKTLTAVRGLGYYREYLTGDRGGTLEDRIPQLES, from the coding sequence ATGGCTACGATTATCGTTCCCGTTTACAACGATCCCAACGGAGTAGCGACGACCCTCGAGTCGCTCCGCGCACAACGAACCGGCCACGAGATCGAAATCATCGTTGTCGACAACGACTCTACCGACCGCACCCCCGAGGTCGTCCGATCCTACGAGGACGATCGAATCACTCTCGAGAACGAAACCGATATCCAATCTTCCTACGCCGCTCGAAACACCGGCATCCGAAACACCCACGCCGATATCCTTGCGTTCGTCGACGCGGACATGACCGTCCCCGAGGACTGGCTCGAGTCGGCCCTCGAAACCTTCCAATCCACGGACGCCGACTACATGGGCTGTAACGTCGAACTCACACTTCCCGATGATCCCTCGCTCGCAGCCCGATACGACCACCACACCGGCTTTCCAGTCGAGCAGTACCTCGAGCACCAACACTTCGCCCCGACTTGCTGTCTGTTCGTCCGTCGCGAGGTCTTCGAGGACGTGGGGCTGTTCGATCACCGCCTCGAGTCCGGCGGCGACAAGGAGTTCGGAAATCGGGTGCACGAGGCGGGCTACGACATGCACTTCGCCGACGACGTGACGATGTATCATCCAACCCGGAACACGCTCGGTGAGCACGTAAAGAAGGATCGCCGCGTCGGTCGCGGACTGTGCCAGCTCCAGCGGTTTCATCCCGAGCGCTACGGCACGCCCGGCGTTCCGCCGCGCCCGTCGGGAATCAAGTCGCCCGATTCGGACCTCGAGACGAGCGACCGACTTGCGTTCGGCGCGCTCTCGAAAACGCTCACGGCGGTTCGCGGCCTGGGGTACTATCGCGAGTATCTCACCGGCGACCGAGGCGGGACGCTCGAGGACAGGATCCCGCAACTCGAGTCCTAA
- a CDS encoding glycosyltransferase, translating to MRTKVSVIVPVYNDPNGIQTTLESLLSQEYKGYKIHPIDNDSTDQTRKVIHNIESDHCNLVQSFEEIDIQSSYAARNTGIKHSSGDILLFLDADMWVEEAWIEDMVSALESRDCDYLGCNVKIVPDTDSPTFWERYEQALSFPVESYLEHKHFAPTCALAVRREVFEDVGLFDHNLESGGDKEFGQRVHDAGFKQGYAGDITAYHPARDSLEELRSKARRIGRGRAQMRRHHPEVGDYVHPLHPIRFLPPSPWRLRRRYADTSVSASEMVGFYALEYGLKLTQTASSICETADIHWGE from the coding sequence ATGCGGACAAAAGTTTCGGTTATTGTTCCCGTGTATAATGATCCTAACGGAATACAGACGACGCTAGAATCCCTTCTCTCTCAAGAGTACAAGGGCTACAAAATCCATCCTATTGATAATGATTCGACTGACCAAACAAGGAAGGTTATACATAATATAGAATCTGATCATTGTAACCTTGTTCAATCATTTGAAGAAATCGATATCCAATCATCCTACGCTGCAAGAAATACGGGTATTAAACACTCTTCGGGAGATATCCTTCTCTTTCTCGACGCGGACATGTGGGTCGAAGAGGCCTGGATCGAGGACATGGTCTCGGCCCTCGAGTCTCGTGACTGCGACTATCTCGGCTGTAACGTCAAGATCGTTCCGGATACCGACTCGCCAACATTCTGGGAACGATACGAACAGGCCCTGTCGTTCCCCGTTGAGAGCTACCTCGAACACAAACACTTCGCGCCGACCTGTGCGCTCGCAGTTCGACGTGAAGTCTTCGAGGACGTTGGCCTGTTCGACCATAACCTCGAGTCGGGTGGTGACAAGGAGTTCGGCCAGCGCGTTCACGACGCTGGCTTCAAGCAGGGGTATGCTGGCGACATAACCGCCTATCATCCGGCTCGCGATTCGCTCGAGGAACTCCGCTCGAAGGCGCGACGGATCGGCCGCGGCCGAGCACAGATGCGTCGCCATCATCCGGAGGTCGGTGACTACGTGCATCCACTGCACCCGATACGGTTCCTGCCGCCGAGTCCGTGGCGACTCCGCCGCCGGTATGCCGATACGTCCGTCTCTGCGTCCGAGATGGTCGGCTTCTACGCGCTCGAGTACGGTCTGAAACTGACTCAGACGGCGAGTTCGATCTGTGAAACCGCCGATATTCACTGGGGGGAGTAG